The following is a genomic window from Deltaproteobacteria bacterium.
AGGCATGCGGCAAGTTTCAGGTAACAATTCAGTTTCGGGTGGATGTCTTGAGGTTCCATCGGCTGTTTGAGCGCACCGAAATCAAATCGCCGATCGGATCATTCTTAAGCCCAACAATCAAATCAAGCGACGATGATAAAGACCGCGAGTTCCGATGGAACCGAAAGCAGACACCGAGACTGAATTGTTACCGTTTTAGTGAAATTATCCTTGAGAAGCAAGGATTTGTTCTTTATCATGGCGCGAATGGACATTACCCGAATCAAAAAAAACCTGAAAACCGCATGGCTCGGTAAAACCATTCACTTTGAATCTTCCATCGATTCCACCAATGCGTGGGGATTAAGAGGCATCGACGCAGGCTCAAAGCGCGGCGAGGTCTTTCTCGCCGACTATCAGACAAAAGGGCGCGGACGGCAAAACCGCGTCTGGGAATCGTCCGCAGGCAAGAATATTTTGATGACTTTAATCGACAACGCCCCCGCCGATCCCGCCAAAGTTTTCCAGCTGACGCTCGTGGCAGGCGTCGCATTTCAGGAGGCCTTGAGTTCCCTCTTCCCCTCTCTTCCCATCCGGCTCAAGTGGCCCAACGATCTTTTGCTGAAGGGAAAAAAACTGGCGGGAATTTTGTGCGAAAAGCATCCGTCAAAACCGATGGCCGTTGTCGGAGTCGGCATCAACGCTAACGCGGCAAAGGA
Proteins encoded in this region:
- a CDS encoding biotin--[acetyl-CoA-carboxylase] ligase; translated protein: MDITRIKKNLKTAWLGKTIHFESSIDSTNAWGLRGIDAGSKRGEVFLADYQTKGRGRQNRVWESSAGKNILMTLIDNAPADPAKVFQLTLVAGVAFQEALSSLFPSLPIRLKWPNDLLLKGKKLAGILCEKHPSKPMAVVGVGINANAAKEDFTAETAGIAASLALELGGAVEQEQIAASCLNSYEKWREKYDQSGLAPASEAWLKKTDMMGKKVRVVDGGKTFEGTAQSLDEDGFLVVDGKKIISGDIVLCF